A single Rhodoligotrophos defluvii DNA region contains:
- a CDS encoding DUF2934 domain-containing protein codes for MTEDFAAKVRQRAYLIWERENRPDGKDLEHWLRAEAEIETEQSQVTNQAERAYAGPPTSAVAETAGPTPKAPGRAKRKIE; via the coding sequence ATGACCGAGGATTTCGCGGCGAAAGTCAGGCAGCGCGCCTACCTCATCTGGGAGCGCGAGAACAGACCCGATGGCAAAGATCTCGAGCACTGGCTCCGCGCCGAGGCGGAGATCGAAACCGAGCAGTCCCAGGTGACGAACCAAGCGGAGCGGGCCTATGCCGGGCCACCGACTTCGGCCGTCGCCGAGACTGCTGGACCTACCCCAAAGGCGCCAGGCCGGGCAAAGCGCAAGATCGAGTAA
- the glgA gene encoding glycogen synthase GlgA, protein MIRPETMRILFVTSEFYPLVKTGGLADVSAALPAALAELGIDVRVMVPGYSEALDGAEHLDESVPLGEVPGAGTIRLLPARSPDSGLPLWLIDCPPLYQRAGGPYQDPDGRDWPDNDLRFAALSRAAARVSQGEHGLNWRPDVVHANDWHSGLVPLLLSHAATRRPATVLTIHNLAFQGLFDADRLPRLGLPADCFSPDGIEFYGRISFLKAGIRHANHLTTVSRTYAQEIQTPEFGCGLDGLLRQRAERLVGIPNGADYRIWDPARDLPLPRRYSLAEIAGKRICKEVLQRELGLAVEPDTPVVAFMSRLTEQKMADTVAEAVPRLVEVGAQLAVHGQGDRTHETRFLALAERYPGRVSVRIGYQERRARRLLAVADILLHPSRFEPFGLVPIYALRYGTLPVVRRVGGLADSVVDSATNNDGEATGFAFTGGSLEDLLGCLTRALDTFRQPVGWRRMQRCAMRRDFGWKGPAEEYFALYRTLTGPRAGPVSAAPGPPAPRPQEADMRVSTPMRARTIST, encoded by the coding sequence GTGATCAGGCCTGAAACCATGCGCATCCTGTTCGTCACGTCGGAATTCTATCCCCTGGTCAAGACCGGCGGGCTCGCCGACGTTTCGGCCGCCCTCCCCGCCGCACTGGCTGAACTCGGCATCGATGTGCGCGTGATGGTGCCGGGCTACTCTGAGGCTCTGGACGGTGCAGAGCATCTCGACGAGTCCGTTCCGCTCGGTGAGGTGCCCGGCGCGGGCACGATCCGGCTCCTCCCCGCACGAAGCCCTGATTCCGGCCTACCGCTCTGGCTGATCGACTGCCCACCGCTCTATCAGAGAGCGGGCGGGCCATACCAGGATCCGGACGGCCGCGACTGGCCGGACAACGACCTTCGTTTCGCCGCCTTGAGCCGGGCCGCCGCGCGTGTTTCTCAGGGCGAGCATGGGCTGAATTGGCGCCCGGACGTGGTTCATGCCAACGACTGGCATTCGGGGCTGGTGCCGCTCCTGCTGAGCCATGCTGCTACACGGCGCCCGGCGACTGTGCTCACGATCCACAATCTGGCGTTCCAGGGGCTCTTCGATGCGGATCGGCTGCCACGCCTGGGTCTCCCGGCGGATTGCTTTTCGCCCGACGGGATTGAGTTTTATGGCCGGATCTCCTTTCTGAAGGCGGGAATCCGCCATGCCAATCATTTGACGACGGTCAGCCGAACCTACGCACAGGAGATCCAGACGCCGGAATTCGGCTGCGGGCTCGACGGCTTGCTCCGCCAGCGGGCCGAGCGCCTTGTCGGCATTCCGAACGGGGCGGATTACAGGATCTGGGACCCAGCCCGCGACCTGCCACTGCCCCGGCGATACAGTCTCGCTGAGATCGCCGGCAAGCGCATCTGCAAGGAAGTCTTACAGCGGGAGCTCGGCCTCGCGGTCGAGCCGGATACCCCTGTCGTCGCCTTCATGAGCCGTCTGACCGAACAGAAGATGGCCGACACGGTCGCGGAAGCCGTGCCGCGGCTCGTCGAGGTCGGCGCGCAGCTTGCCGTGCACGGACAGGGCGACCGTACACATGAGACACGGTTCCTGGCGCTGGCCGAGCGCTATCCCGGCCGCGTTTCGGTGCGGATCGGCTATCAGGAGCGACGCGCGCGGCGTTTGCTGGCAGTGGCCGACATCCTGCTTCATCCGTCGCGCTTTGAGCCTTTCGGCCTCGTGCCGATATACGCCTTGCGCTACGGGACCCTGCCCGTCGTCCGGCGGGTCGGTGGATTGGCCGACAGCGTCGTTGACAGCGCGACCAACAACGATGGCGAGGCGACAGGCTTCGCCTTCACCGGTGGTTCCCTGGAGGATCTGCTGGGCTGCCTGACGCGTGCCTTGGACACATTCCGGCAGCCGGTCGGCTGGCGTCGGATGCAGCGCTGCGCCATGCGCCGGGACTTCGGATGGAAAGGACCGGCTGAAGAGTATTTTGCGCTCTATCGGACACTCACGGGACCCCGGGCCGGTCCAGTGTCGGCTGCACCGGGCCCGCCCGCTCCACGGCCGCAGGAAGCTGACATGCGGGTATCCACCCCCATGCGAGCCCGAACAATAAGCACGTGA